The [Clostridium] celerecrescens 18A genomic sequence TCCATTGCTTGAAACCACCATTGAGGGCGCCTCTCACGTCATCATCAACATTTCCGGTGATATCAGCCTGGTTGAGGCCAATGAAGCAGCCAGCTACGTTCAGGAAATGGCAGGAGATGATGCCAATATTATCTTTGGAGCAATGTATGATGAGAATGCTCATGATGAAGCCAGCATCACCGTGATCGCCACAGGTCTGGACATGCAGGCTGAGACTCCTGTATCCAAGGTCATGACGAATTTTTCCAACCCTAACTTTAAACAGCCGAAAGCAGCACCTCAGACCCAGGCAGGGAATCAGGAAGCAGCCGCTACTGCAGCGACCCCTGGATATAACCAGAATTATAATCCCAATTACGGGAATGCGAATTATTCCAATCCAGCTTACAACAATCAGAATTATCCAAATAATAACAGCAGCTATAATAACCAGAATTATGGAAATCAGAACTACGGTGCAGGGAATTATCAGAAGCCGAATTATGCGGGGCAGAATAACCCTCAGGGTGCTCCCCAGGGAGGCGGACAGCCTTATCGCCCGACTGTGAATAAGGAAGTTCAGATCAATATTCCTGATTTTTTAAGAAATAAAAGATAAAATTTATCAGATTACATAATCAGGCAGGTTCCGATGAACCTGTCTGTTTTTGAAATATACTGCATGGGCAATAAAGATGAAACACCCTACGGGTATACCTTTATGCCCAAAAAGCATGGGCAATAAAGATGAAAGGAGTGGCAGAATGTCAGAGAGAGAACAGGATTGGGAGATTTCAGAGGATTACTACAACAGCAGAGAAGATGGAAGAAGCCTGTCTCTGGAAGATTTTATCACAGAGTCAGATAAACAAGCGGCTGATCTTGTGCCTTTTGGTCAATCGGATGAGTTGTTGAAAAAGACAATTGCAGATGTTCATCAGGTGCTGGTGCTGGCTCAGGAAGGAAAGAATATTGCTGAGATTGCTTTCATTACCGGACTTCAGGAGAAATATGTTTATGATATACAGGTTTGCGCCCAGGGATTCAGGGAGGACGACGAAATTGCCGTGGCTCATCTGGTACTGGGATAAAGGAGGGATTTTGAAATGATGAAAAAGATTTGTCCGGTTTGTGATCTTCCGGTTAATGAGGCGAATTATTGCCCGCGGTGCAGGAAGGTGGTCCGGAAGCCCCTTTTATGGAAGGCAGATTATTATTTGAATGAAAAACGTCCGGATCATAGCAGCCATGATGTTCATCAGGCTGACGGAGCAGGAAAGCCGCAGAAAAGGAATGTACAGGGACCGACAGGCCGGAAAAGTACGACTGTAGGACCGGTTACCCCCAGGCAAAATGTGGGAAGACCTTCCCCTAAGCCTGCCGGCAGCCATAATCCGCCGCAGCCCTCCCTGCCAGGCAAGGAAAAGGGAAGGAAGAATTCCACTGTGCCTGTAGTGATATCCGTTGCTCTGTTTGTTCTTATAAATGTTCTTCCAAGAATCATTGGAACGGTAAACCGGGCCGTAACGGACGAAAAGATCAGTAACTTTGAGACAGCGGTTCCATATGATGATTCCGGCTTTACCGAGCTTTTAGAAGAGGATGTGAAGGCGATTGGAGAGTCTTGTACCGGCTATGATCATTTCCCGGTTGACGGTAGGCAGGTGGCAGCTTCCATGGGGCAGTTTTTTAACGAAAACAACTATGGCTATGAGATAGAAGAGGGTGCTGTTTATTCTGATAATTATCAGTTTGAAGAAGAGGGCGGCCCCATATCCTATTATGAAACCGTGGAAAGCTTCACTTTTGAAGATGAGGCTACCAGTCAGCTGGATCCAGGCGATGAAGATTACGTATATCAGTATGTGGATATTAATTATGATACTGCTACCGGTGAACTTCATGATTATATTTCTTCCCTGAAAGACAGGGATAATTCCCTTGTCTTTTTAGGTGAGTTCTTAAGTCTTGCAGAAACAGGAGCAGGTATCCCCCAGGAAGAAAGCAGCATTCCGGCTATTATGGAACAGGCCGTAACCGGAGAATGGCAGGAAGATGGAGTATTTATTACAGAAGGGCTGTTTGATATCAACCTTTATCTTACCAAGGATGAGGTCAGGATTTACGTTTCTTACAGCAATCCTCAGGTGATGGAAAGTCAGGAAACGTAAGCAGAACCTATTGCGGGAAGCAGTCTTTTGTGGTAAAGTGTTAAAATAATAAAAAGCAGCCCTTTGGGCATGGGCGATAAAGGGAAAACACCCATTAATGATGAACCACCTTTCGGGTATACCTTTAAACCCAAAGTACACGGGCGTCAATGATGAAACGAAAGATAGGAGACAGAGCATGAAAATAAAAGATATATTGAGCCAGGGAAAGCCAACCCTATCCTTTGAAGTGTTTCCTCCCAAAACTGAGGATAAATATGAATCAGTGGAACAGGCTGCGTCAGAGATCGCAAAGCTGAAACCAGCTTTTATGAGCGTCACTTACGGAGCAGGCGGAGGAACCAGCCAATATACCGTTGATATCGCTTCTGCACTTCATCACCAGCATCATGTAACGGCTCTGGCTCATTTAACCTGTGTAACCTCCACCAAAGATAAGGTACACCAGGTTCTTGATGAACTGAAAGAGGCTGGAATTGAAAATGTGCTTGCTCTCAGGGGGGATATGCCTACCGATGCTCCTGCTAAAAAGGAATACCATTATGCCTCTGAGCTGATCAGGGAAATAAAGGAAGCAGGGGATTTCTGCATTGGCGCGGCCTGTTATCCGGAAGGTCATGTAGAATCCGCCAGCAAGACCATTGATATGGATTACTTAAAACAGAAGGTGGAAGCAGGATGTGATTTTGTTACCACCCAGATGTTTTTTGACAATAATATTTTATACAATTACCTGTACCGCATCCGGGAAAAGGGAATCACGGTTCCGGTTATCGCAGGAATCATGCCTGTCACCAATGTAAGGCAGATCATCCGAAGCTGCCAGCTTTCAGGTACTTATCTGCCTTCCCGTTTCAAGGCCATAGTGGACAGGTTCGGAGATAATCCGGCAGCTATGAAGCAGGCGGGAATTGCTTATGCCACAGAACAGATCATTGACCTTATCGCCAACGGAGTGAATGCCATCCATGTTTATTCCATGAATAAGCCGGATGTGGCGTTAAAAATCAAGGAGAACCTTTCCGAGATATTGTGATTCTTTTAACCAGGGTCCGGCTCCTTTCAAAAAGGAGCGGACCCATTTAAAATGAAAAAACGGAGGAACAGCAATGGAAATCAGCCGAAGAGAGGTCCGGCGATATCTGGGATACGGGAAAAATGAAGGTGATGAAGCTGTAAATACCCTGATTGAGGAATGTATCAGGGAACTAATGGCTGCGGCATCTCCAAAAAGCATAAGCCGGGTTTATCCCCTGGAGCTGCTTTCTGATGACTGGATCGATTTTACCGTATTTAAGACCAGAAGCCGGAATTTAAGCCGGAATTTACAGGACTGTGAACAGGTGATCTTATTTGCCGCTACGTTAGGTGCAGGGGTGGATGTGCTGTTGCATAAATATACAAAACTGCAGATGAGCAAGGCAGTCACCATGCAGGCGGCGGCAGCCGCCATGATAGAGGAATATTGTGATGAGGAAAACCGGAAACTGAAGGAAGAATATGAGGACAGGAGCCTGTACTTAAGACCCAGGTTCAGCCCAGGCTACGGAGACTTCCGCTTAGAGTGCCAAAAGGATATTACTACAGTTCTGGAAACGCCTAAAAGGATCGGTATCATGCTGACGGACAGCCTTCTCATGACCCCTTCCAAGTCCGTCACTGCGGTGATGGGAGTCAGCGGAAAGCCTTACCGCTGTGAGATAAAGGGATGTGAATCCTGTGGAAAAACGGACTGTGCATACCGTAGAGATTAGAAGATAC encodes the following:
- the metF gene encoding methylenetetrahydrofolate reductase [NAD(P)H]; amino-acid sequence: MKIKDILSQGKPTLSFEVFPPKTEDKYESVEQAASEIAKLKPAFMSVTYGAGGGTSQYTVDIASALHHQHHVTALAHLTCVTSTKDKVHQVLDELKEAGIENVLALRGDMPTDAPAKKEYHYASELIREIKEAGDFCIGAACYPEGHVESASKTIDMDYLKQKVEAGCDFVTTQMFFDNNILYNYLYRIREKGITVPVIAGIMPVTNVRQIIRSCQLSGTYLPSRFKAIVDRFGDNPAAMKQAGIAYATEQIIDLIANGVNAIHVYSMNKPDVALKIKENLSEIL
- a CDS encoding vitamin B12 dependent-methionine synthase activation domain-containing protein, translating into MEISRREVRRYLGYGKNEGDEAVNTLIEECIRELMAAASPKSISRVYPLELLSDDWIDFTVFKTRSRNLSRNLQDCEQVILFAATLGAGVDVLLHKYTKLQMSKAVTMQAAAAAMIEEYCDEENRKLKEEYEDRSLYLRPRFSPGYGDFRLECQKDITTVLETPKRIGIMLTDSLLMTPSKSVTAVMGVSGKPYRCEIKGCESCGKTDCAYRRD